The following DNA comes from Maniola jurtina chromosome W, ilManJurt1.1, whole genome shotgun sequence.
gcgttttacctgaaaataaaacgcatattaaaatacttacctcactggaagctttcagtaattcctgcctggtgatattgagccaatgaagccatggccgcgctgagcaatttacgaaaactttgagcgcgaccccgccaggtggcgccacaaaaccggatatgacatcaataaaagtacgaaaactggcatgaaatcgacggaaacggaaatgctactctcaatataaagcttccagtgaggtaagtattttaatatgcgttttattttcaggtaaaacgctactattatgtaaaataaggaataaaagaatgtctaaaatattatgatgttaattatcaatacatgtcactaattattaattgtaaattaaatactgtcacTATACTAGGGTTGACATTATACTGCCGGATGTAATATACGGTTGTCaagttattatgtgaaataatatgtaaaccttccatttattatatcatcaattattgttgtcaaattaataatatgtaatccgTAAATACAATGTAACTAGtgatattattaatgttaattaaatattgtcaaCATACTGTTaggttggtagttggtacatTGTTGATACAATGTACcaaccttcaaataaatattaagatcaCGTGACTGCCGACTCCCGCCGTTGTTTGCGATGacggtaattattataaaagtacCCTACCTCGACAGAGGAGGCTCATTCTAGTCTTATAATTCAAACAGTAAGCACAGTCTTGTATTATAATCCAAAACGGTGAAGTCCTTCACTTCAGAGCAAACAAGGGCGGCAGGCtataccaaagttaagtattcttatattttattataattaatataattaacaaatatctactatttattgtatgttgtaatggtttttaaaggacgtgtgtcgtggagtttctttgccctttcttctccacgactaaacacctttgcgaaacgggcggtagattcatttttaaataaatagatctatgctgaacaatataacaaaatacagatagatctataaagattaaagtaagaaagatatctgaataaacgacaaattatttattattcttggttattttacttatatgtttactacctaccctctcttggtaattaattacttttaaatGAAAGTATAGGTTAGGTTATTAATTTGTTCTATTTTATAAACCTGTTGAGGATTCTTACCTTTACAAAATAATGCAGTAGTTGCCTTGCTTGATTTTAATTGCTAAATGATCTAATATTTAGGCCttacctgacaaaatcatagctaTTTACAACTTTGAGATACAACTTACAACAAGATAGATGATAACTTTTATTAGTCATCAATATTTAAGCCCACTCTGTAACCCAAAAATCTAACACCTGCTTCTAACCAACTGATTCGTATGCAGGAACTCGCAAGTGCGGCAGCTCCCCCGAgcctccaccaccaccacctCGCAACGCCACCAGCACCGACAACAACTGTTCCTCCTCCTTCAACGAGAGCAAGGACTCCAACGAGATCTCCGAAGCCGAGTGCGATCAGCCGCGTAACTACCCCGGTACGTAGCCTGTCCGCTGCCAGTGACACCACATGACCGACAAACGAAAGGAAGAAAATTGGCAGAGCTAGACCTGATTTATTTTACACCGTGCCATACCCGCCAGCATACGCAAAAACTGCATATGACGAGCTCTATGGATATTGAAATATCCTTTTCCTACAACAAATAGATTATTAATTCGCAGCGGGCCACTTCTTCTTGCGGTCGTGGTAGCTGTCGTTTGAACCTAGACTACTTGTTAAAGTTAAAAGTACCGGTACAGCGAATTCCAACTTTTATCAAATAAGTACTCCATGTAGATACTTATCCTCATGTGCCCATACTCTATTATCATTACCTCGTGTTTTGTAGCTGTCCTACTTCATCTTCATGATCCTCCAAACTTCACACAATCACATTGCACATTCGATAGTGACATATCTTAATTCACTTTGAACGTTCATGTTTCGTATTATCTAAGTAAATCAAAACTTAATGAAAACTTTCATGTCATTTCAATATCTAGTAATAATATCTAGaatattcaaaataaattgttttttgtatctaaaaataaatgattatttatgCTTTAGTTTCATATTTCACTACATTCTACAGGAAAGTCTTCAAAATTCTCAGTTCATCTCGTacattcataaaattattattataaattgtaatataaaaaatatttacttactgaaAATTAATTGTGGTCCATGCGTACATGGATGTCAACTGAACAGAAGACGGTAAAGCGATTTTAAATCAATAGTTTTAATTCTTTAATTATGTTTAATACTTGTGACTGACCGCATGCAAAATTCTCCGTAATAACAAATGAAGTTGTTCTCGGCTTTTAGAAACTCTTTCAATTGGCCTActatgttttttcaaaatttttcctcctttacatgtttattttttacttggtAGAATGAAGATTTTACCTACTCTACCTTTACGTTTGGAAAATATGACGTCAGACttaaatgtttgaaaaattaGAAAGTTGAACGTTTACACTGgtattaatttaattgataCTTCATTTTACCAAGTATTAGGTTTAACTAAGGTACCTGTATCAGAGACTAGTGTATTTTTCAAGTATAAATTAAACGAGACAAAGACGTTGCGTATTGATTAGCATAAACGGGCAAACCTCTTGATTTCACATATCCATGTTTACGCCATTTTTAAACTCATACGCAAACAATTACATTCGaactatatgtatatatatatccTCTTTTATATTCCTCTATTCCTGTCCCTTTCCCTCTGCCCGGGGCAAAAGGAGACAGTTGCATCAACGACTGAAAAAATTCAAGAAGTCAGTCTGTTACGACCACGCAAGAAAAACGCATTACGCATTGTCGCGCTCCCGCCACTTtgaattaattacctattaatttCGCAAAAACCCAAGTGTGCATTCGTCTCATTCAATAAAAATTGACTATGGTGGAAAAGTGAAGTTATTTGAAAACCAGTGCAGTGCATCGAAGAATATCCAGGTCTATCGAAGGAGTTAAAACCAGGTTAGTCTCGGGCAATTCCTACCCAAAATTTCCACCATATGTTTTGGTCCTTCTCCCACGGATATCTATCCTATCCCgctatttaagtattattttatcttattttatccCGCTATCACGCTATTTTACCTATATTTCACGCTTTCTCACAACTACGCAGTTAGCTAAGTACAACACGCCAGCGCCACGTTCGTTCATTTACGCAGTTAAAGATGGCCGACACAAAAGAATTAGAAATCGAAATTTTAGTTTTAGAAGCCAAGCAACAAAGCTTTTATAGACATATACAAAGTTTATACGATTTAAGTAAGGATCTTAGCGATGATTTAAATCGTAAAAACttcttaattaaaactaaattaatagatACATTgcgcaataattttattaccgtAACCGATCAGTTAAATATAGCGAATTTAAAAGTTAACCCGAAGGCTCGcattaattttgatacattAACTTCATTCGACGAGTTATATTGCAATGTAAAATCGGCGGAATCTAACGCATTATCAAAATTAGCGCAAAATACATCGAATAATTtagatttacttaaaaaattacCCGCTTTAGAATTACGAAGTTTTGATGGCACGCCAACTAAGTGGACGgcattttttgaaaactttagtTCGCTTATACATAACAACCCTAAGTTATCAAACGCGGAAAAAATACAATACCTCTTGGGAAAACTGTCAGACAGGGCGTTAGTTAGCTGCTCTGGTATACAACCAGTAGCAGCTAACTATGAAATTATTTGGAACGCTTTAGTAGAAAAATACGAAGATAAAAGAACTTTGGCATCGATGTATTTTGAACAGATTTTAACATTCAAATCCATTCAAACTCCCTCTCAAAACTCATTAGACTCATTTATAGACCAGTTCTGCTCAGCTCAGGCGGCCCTAAAACGGTTAGAACTCAAAGATTTAGCTGATTTTATTTTCACCCATATTGCCTTGACTAAACTCGATAAGGAAACGGTAACGCTATTCGAACAAACTTATCGTCACGAAAAGATTCCATCGTTCGATTCCTTAGTACAGTTCGTCAAGGAACAAACTAAGATATTTACACTACGTAGTACGACCGCATCTACTACCAAACAAAGTTCAAAGGTTAACTCGCCCCCAATAAAACGCGcgaataataatttcaaaacaaCCGCCACTTCGTTTcacgtaaaaaataattaccatTCGGAAAGGCCGCAGACGACACAATTTCTCGCGTCATCTAAAATTCTCCCTAAATGCCCATACTGTAAAGATAATAGTATACATCCGCTTTTCAAATGTAATAAGTTTATGGAACGCGATCCTACATTTAGGGTGCAATTTGTCAAAGACAACAACCTATGTCTAAACTGTATTTGATTTCATAGTCTAGAAAATTGCAAAAGTAGGATCAGATGCTTCTGTGGTGCATCTCACCATTCAAAATTACACGCAGGTATTGAACCCGCGACCCAAGCGCTCATCCAAAACGACACCGCTCGCGCTTCGTCTCAGAAATCGGTCGTGGACGCTGCGACTTATAACAAGTCCGTCGCACCAGCGCCGCGCGCGGAGCAAGCGCAATCTTTCATCGTACAACCCGCATTCAAAACTATAATGAAAGCAAATGCGCTATACTCGAACAGAAAAACTATCTTGCTACCTACTGCAGTTGTTTACGTTTTTAATAACAAAGGAGAACGTTTTACTATGAGGATATTATTGGATAGTGGTTCTATGTGTCATATTATAACTAAATCATTCTGTGatcgcttaaacttaaaaattaatgcGTCTACTTCAGTTATTCAAGGAGTTGGCCTTTCAGAACTGAAAGTTCAAGGTCAAACGCGTATCACGCTTCACTCACGCATAGATAATCGTTGTAGATACTCGATTCAAGCCCGCGTTGTCGATAAATTATCGGACAATATTCCTAATGAATTTATTGATTTAGAAaatttacatcatttaaaaaatctaccgCTCGCAGATGACGAATTTCACACACCCGCAGAAATTGATTGCTTGATTGGCAATGAATTATTCCCGTTCATTTTAGGGAGTCATAAGGTTATGTCTCCTGACTCATCGGTAGTCGGAATGCAATCTGCATTCGGCTATGTTTTAATGGGAAAAGCAGACTGTCTCGCCTCCATCACTACTACGCCTCTAAAGGAAAATTCCTTTCACGTTTTctctaaaactactgaaccgaatTTAGAGAaattaacgcaacgcttttggGAACTAGACTCAGTTCCtaataaaaaacatttaagCCCCGATGATACCGCTTGTGAACGCATATTCACAGACAGTCTCTCACGCGATATACATGGTAGGTATATTGTCTCGCTTCCATTCAAGGACGACCCAGCTGTACTCGGCCGTTCGTACGAAATCGCAAAACGCCGCTTATCTAATTTGGAAAAAAGATTGAATAGTATTCCGGAATTACGCAAAGACTATAACGACACCATTTCCGAATATTTAAATAAAGGTTATTTGAATCTAATTAAAACTCCTCAGCCAGGTCCGTGTTATTACATACCGCATCACGCTGTATATCGTCCAGACAAGACCTCTTCCAGAACTAGGATTGTCCTGGACGCGAGTTGCAAAACTGTCAGCGATGATAAGTCAAACCGCTCCCTAAACGACATTTTATACACTGGACCGAACTTACAGGCCAACATAtttgatttattaattaatttgagaTTATTTTCAATCGCTCTTTCGGCTGACAttgaaaaaatgtattttcaaattaaacttGCACCTGATGATCACCGTTACCAGCGCATCCTGTATAGATTCGATACGAGCGATCGTATCGAAACGTATGAATTTAACTGTGTATCGTTCGGAATCTGTTGTTCGCCATACCTTGCTATGCGAGTAGTGAAACAGTTAGCCAAAGACGAGCGCGCACGCTTTCCCAACGCGGCCTTGGCGGCTGAACGCCACTTTTACATGGATGACTACGTATCTTCTGTGCATTATATAGAAGAGGCTAAAGATCTATACGACGAGCTCGTTCAACTGTTCAACGCTGGTGGTTTTAAACTAACAAAATGGATTTCAAACAGCACCCATCTATTAAAAGAAATACCTACTGATTTGCACTCGCCTAGTATTGTACAATTTGATGAAAATTCGATCACCGCGAATACAAAAATAGTTGGTTTACAATGGGAACCAAATGCTGACGTTTTTACCTTTAAAGTAAACGCACCTAACGAACCTAAGTGCACAAAACGTATAATACTTTCAGCTACCGCAAGGTTATTCGATCCGCTGTCGTTATTAGGACCCGTAACCGCTTTATTAAAACTACTAGTCCAGGAATGCTGGAAACAAAATCTGGATTGGGATGAGGACGCTCCCTCCAGCATACAAGATCAGTGGTTTCAGTTACAACGCGAACTCCATTTGTTAGAACAGTTGCAAATTCCGCGTCACATAGGTATCTTAAAAACTACGAATAATATTTCACTGATTGGATTCGCTGACGCTAGCGAGAAGTGCTACGGCGCTGTTGTTTACCTGCGCGTCAGCTCTGAGGATGCAGATAAAGCTCAAGTCACATTGCTGTGCGCTAGGTCGAGAGTTGCCTCACCGAAATGCAATGTATCCTTGCCGCGGCTTGAACTTTGCGCGAACCTTCTGTTATCAAACTTGATCGTCGCTGTCAAGGATTCAATTAGTGAACGcgttaaaataaatcaaatattcGCTTTTTCCGATTCCACGATCGCGCTTTCGTGGATCCACGCGTCACCGCATAGGTTTCAAACTTTTGTTGCCAACAGAATCGCCGCTATTAACGCTAACCTTCCAGCTGAAAACTGGTATCACGTTTCTGGAAAGGAAAACCCCGCAGACATAATATCGCGACCCATTATGCCTGCACAACTTTTAAACAATACGCTTTGGTTTCACGGACCCTCGTGGGTTTCACAGCCCTTCTGCGATTGGCCCTTAAACGCATTTACGGAAGACGAGTTACCTGAACAAAAGAGGCCTGTCTCGCTAATTACTAAACCATGTAATATCGAAAATGATTATAACTGTTTGTACAACTCAGCAGATCGCATGTCAAACTGGAATAGGTTCCTACACGCATGGGTGTACGTATTGCgttttagtaaattattaaaGTCGAACGGTGATATAACTGTAACAGACTTGGAAGTGACTGAGACGTACATACTCCGCGTTATACAAAAGAGACATTCGTTTAACACCGGCAGCAATGCTTTGAGAAAATTAAACGCATTCACTGACACAAACGATCTTATACGCGTCGGTGGGCGATTGTCACAATCTGAATTAGGCTATTCACAGAAACATCCAGTCGTACTTCCCGCGAAAGATCGTATCGTACATCTGATTGTAGACCATTTCCATAAGCAGAACGCACACGCCGGACCCGCGTTATTACTCGCATTACTACGTCAAAAATACTGGATTGTCGCCGCTCGCAATATGGTTCGCAAAATAGTACAAAGTTGCAaccgttgttttaaattaaaacctaaAAACACTTTTCCTATTATGGGGGACCTGCCTCACTATCGTGTTAGTGAAGTAAAGAGTTTCGTATTCACAGGTGTGGACTATGCAGGTCCGTTCTATATTACCCCATATCGCCGCCGCGGTGTTAAGTCGATGAAAGCATATTTATGCTTATTCATTTGTTTAACTACTAAGGCGCTTCATTTAGAGCTGGTATCAAATCTGAGCGCACAATTATTCCTAGATGCTTTTCGGCGGTTTATAAGTCGACGCGGCCCAGTTTCTCTTGTATTGAGTGACGGGGGAGGTGCTTTTGTGAAGGCTAACAGACGACTTGATGAGATCCACGAGCTTCTGTCAAAAGATAAGTTTTTAGATCAACATCTGGCTGATCTGCGCATTCAATTCAAGAGAAATCCGCCCTATGCGCCTCATTTTAGTGGGATTTGGGAGGGTAATATCAAATCTGTCAAAACGCATCTGTCAAAGGTGATAGGTACTCAAACTTTAACTTATGAAGAGCTTAACACTGTTTTGGTTCAAGTAGAAGGAATAATGAATAGTCGTCCGCTTTGTGTGTTAAGTTCGGACCCATCCGAACCCACCGCGTTAACTCCTGctcattttttaaacataacgCCGCTTAAATACTTGCCAGCCGAAGATCTTACAGATGTGCCGCAAAGTAGACTCAATCGCTATGAGCTACTTTCCAAGCTGGTACAGTCATACTGGCAGAGATGGAGTCGTGAATATCTATCTTCGCTCCAAAGCAGACAAAAATGGAATACGCCATCTCTACCCATACAAGTTGGTTGTATCGTTATAATTCGGGACGACAACTCGCCGCCTCTCAGCTGGCCTTTAGGCATAATTCAAGAGGTTTACCCCGGTAAAAATGGAGTAGTCCGTACCGCTAGGGTGAGAACTCGAACAGGTTCTTACGTTAGGCCAGTGGTTAGACTCTGCCCTTTACCACTTCAGTAAGAGCAACGTTTAGTTAAGAcgatttagttttaagttagttAATTACGCTTACATTATAGTTCCTTTAATTTTCATTAAGCTATTTGCCTATTTAAGTTCTGTTGCTTTCTGAAGGCCTTCCTTCAGCCCGGGGGATGATGTTTACGCCATTTTTAAACTCATACGCAAACAATTACATTCGaactatatgtatatatatatccTCTTTTATATTCCTCTATTCCTGTCCCTTTCCGTCTGCCCGGGGCAAAAGGAGACAGTTGCATCAACGACTGAAAAAATTCAAGAAGTCAGTCTGTTACGACCACGCAAGAAAAACGCATTACGCATTGTCGCGCTCCCGCCACTTtgaattaattacctattaatttCGCAAAAACCCAAGTGTGCATTCGTCTCATTCAATAAAAATTGACTATGGTGGAAAAGTGAAGTTATTTGAAAACCAGTGCAGTGCATCGAAGAATATCCAGGTCTATCGAAGGAGTTAAAACCAGGTTAGTCTCGGGCAATTCCTACCCAAAATTTCCACCAATCCATACTTGGACAGATCAACGTAACATTGATGTCACGTGTTTTAACTTGAAAAGTAACACTATGGCCTCAGattctttttattcaaataatttttaattcaacGCTTAGACGTAATTGTGTTAACTCATTCTTCTGTCTGAAGTGGTTCTGTAGATTATTTAGATCATGTGTTTACATTCTAGAACCAATTCCCACTAAATCTTAATAGAGTTTCCAGtaaaaacatatattttatttcaatgttaGTTAGCTAAATTTTTCTAGATCGTGAAAAATAATCGTCGTTATTTGAAGTTAGATAGATGACATGAATTATGACGTGTTAGATACTTGCGACCTTTTGAtccaaaaaaacaaattacattCACTGCAACGTCAGTGCCCATTCGATTGTACTAAACCATCTAACTTTATCATTTTCGCAATGATCTCTgctgaaaaaaatatcacaaaTCGATCTGTCAATTTAACCGAACAATTTATTACAACCGAATAGGCACCTTACTTGTTGCATCAGACTCGagaatttttagtttcttaCATTGATGTATTCCCTTGAATTGGGTTAGTTAGTTAGTCATTATTCAGAGTATATTTAGTGGGTATTGGTGAAAAATTTTCGTAGAGGGCATCCTCCAAGTCTCGTGGCTAGTGTAGACGCGTCGTGACTTGTATGTTGTTGCAGTAAGAGCCCACACTGCCAAGGACGGCTTGCACAGCGACGAAATGAGGAAACTCATTGACAGGTCAGTTCAACCAGGCCTCTCCTtaacacgcacacacacaatcACTTATACAAATACTCAGTAAATACACCTATGCACAGATAACATctggtttaaaattttatttatatggttTAGTTTTCAGATATCATTTTACAGCAATGAACCAATAAGTATGATTGGTATAAAGTTTtcaatttgataaattaattttgactcacattttatttatttattgatgcaTTTAGCACTTTTAAAACTTGTCTAACAAATAGAGATGTGCCGATTGGTAGCTAATTAGTCGCTACAGCCTAATCGGTCAGGTTTCAGGTCTAAGACTTTAAAGAAAATTACATACTTTCACATCCTGTTCGAAATTGAATacaatgatatttttaattgagaTGTTACTGCTAATATATTTACTTGAATCACAATAAAAATGATTGTCTTTTCGATAAAGTTTGAGAAAGGACTTTCCACATTTGTtctatgtcaaaagtacagtttACCCATGGAATTAGAATGAACTTCTTCTTCTagtactattttatttaataattctatAGGTTTACCCTTAAATTAttgactaaaatcgtacttttgacatgacagttcaAAATGTATACATTATACCCATTATTGATCATCAAAAAACGAATTTGCtgttaaagtttatttcttTGCTTCTGATTCTGCTATTCGGGCACTAGCCGGCAACTCTAGTCGCCTAATCTGCCGAAGGCTTAGTCGGTACATCTCTAAGAAATGAATTAACATAATAAACATAAATTAATGTTGCCGAGTCCTTGTGTGTGCGCTATTTTGTGTGTCGCAGTCCTCCACTCGACACGGCATTGTGTATGAATAGTCTGTCGGTATTAAGCATGTACTATGTTCTGCATCCATGGTCGACAGGAAACAGTAAGTCAATGTATGTGAAGAAGAATAATCTTTTGCTGAATGTTATTTCATTTTGCCTGAACTGTTATTATTTGTAACCATTAATCTTATGTGGCTAACACTTTAATCCATTGCACTAAGCCATTTCTTTTGCTAAACCATTGTTAATAACTTTCGacaaaaatgtaattattttattaataaaaaaacactaCGATAGCCCGCCTACTTCCAGTTTTATTTTTGGAAGACCAATAAATACTGCAATTGTATTCTGTAACCACGTAAACGCAGCTTTTTAGcagatgtacctactcgtacggtACCTATATCCAACACCCACATTATGCGTGCTGTGTAGATATCACATTTGAACGATTAAAATTATCGATCCTAATTACTCGATATTAAACTTTTACCATAGATATTTATGACAGACAatagataattttatgtatatatCTCGCCTCACACAGCTATATTTTATTGCTCTATTACGTTATTAATCGCAGTGTAATTCAAATACGTGGTACATACCAACTTAAACATACATTTTTAATCATCTTGGGCTAgattagaaaaaatatacaaaagaaTTTTAATTGATATCTACATTTGGAATGCACAAAGCTGTCGTGTTTAGAGCCCCTTCCGCACTGCAGACGATATGACAGCTATTCAAGCAGTGTGTTAACCGCTTATCATATTACAGACCAGAAGCAACCACCCCAATCCCCCAGCAAGCAGTCCACGGGCGCGGCGGACTCACAGCCTACGATACTGTGGCAGTGTAACCTGTAAACCGCTCACCCCACACCGGACGTAGTTTGTTAACTTCTAGTTTAAATGATCACGACCCTGCCGATGCGTTCACCCGCTTTTTCGATACTCTATTACATTTCGTTGCATCATCCAGCAATTTTACTTCGCTCTCGCGATTCCGTTGCATCGATTGCGAATCGACATGGCCGTGGTCGATCATGCCAAATTCATTTTATCTATTTTGAAGCCGGTGTGTTGTCATCGCGATTTCATTTCGTTTCGACTGAGTTGGCTAGATTTCATTAGTTCGACGTTAGGCGCGCACGTTAGTGCCATAAGTCAATTTGTTTGGCCTTCGACTCGCTGTAAAAGTTGCAAGTTGGGTATGTCGCCCGGTGTTTGTTTGCCCTCCCCGTAGTGTTACCATGTGAAACAGAAATTATGGTTGTGGTAGTTAATTCAAATTGATATATTTCCTTTAGAAAGGTGACGTGTTACCAATGAAATTAACTAACACGAAACGTACGGTAACTTACCCAATTTAGATTTTTGCAGACATCTACAGTCGagtgtttaaaattaatttttgatctTATTTGTTTagcttaatttaaaataacggACGTAACTGT
Coding sequences within:
- the LOC123879857 gene encoding uncharacterized protein LOC123879857, with protein sequence MTAVSLTLAPGCPALHHSSRSLSLVHAASALCRRLPPLLDPRTLVSAAIHCEYGTRKCGSSPEPPPPPPRNATSTDNNCSSSFNESKDSNEISEAECDQPRNYPEDVRAHTAKDGLHSDEMRKLIDRPEATTPIPQQAVHGRGGLTAYDTVAV
- the LOC123879946 gene encoding uncharacterized protein LOC123879946, giving the protein MYFQIKLAPDDHRYQRILYRFDTSDRIETYEFNCVSFGICCSPYLAMRVVKQLAKDERARFPNAALAAERHFYMDDYVSSVHYIEEAKDLYDELVQLFNAGGFKLTKWISNSTHLLKEIPTDLHSPSIVQFDENSITANTKIVGLQWEPNADVFTFKVNAPNEPKCTKRIILSATARLFDPLSLLGPVTALLKLLVQECWKQNLDWDEDAPSSIQDQWFQLQRELHLLEQLQIPRHIGILKTTNNISLIGFADASEKCYGAVVYLRVSSEDADKAQVTLLCARSRVASPKCNVSLPRLELCANLLLSNLIVAVKDSISERVKINQIFAFSDSTIALSWIHASPHRFQTFVANRIAAINANLPAENWYHVSGKENPADIISRPIMPAQLLNNTLWFHGPSWVSQPFCDWPLNAFTEDELPEQKRPVSLITKPCNIENDYNCLYNSADRMSNWNRFLHAWVYVLRFSKLLKSNGDITVTDLEVTETYILRVIQKRHSFNTGSNALRKLNAFTDTNDLIRVGGRLSQSELGYSQKHPVVLPAKDRIVHLIVDHFHKQNAHAGPALLLALLRQKYWIVAARNMVRKIVQSCNRCFKLKPKNTFPIMGDLPHYRVSEVKSFVFTGVDYAGPFYITPYRRRGVKSMKAYLCLFICLTTKALHLELVQSYWQRWSREYLSSLQSRQKWNTPSLPIQVGCIVIIRDDNSPPLSWPLGIIQEVYPGKNGVVRTARVRTRTGSYVRPVVRLCPLPLQ